From Salvia splendens isolate huo1 chromosome 3, SspV2, whole genome shotgun sequence, a single genomic window includes:
- the LOC121794383 gene encoding uncharacterized protein LOC121794383, producing MNGTSNNGKSRNFEKTYPGCLGRMVNLFEVNIGVSADRLLTDKPHRDGSPVSRSRSDVSSMSPSFDQIEEKAIVSEYPDTFSNKKTNVKPVKMLIAQEMCKEVDSRRSPPNLVAKLMGLDSLPQQEPGSATQRNHSKGHPRRHSEIPMSNWEQQNGFFHYVEPNEFKDVYEIWQESKKSTRKGRYDEPPKDKKMAFVRQKFVEAKRLSMDEKLRQSKQFQDALEVLNSNKDLFLKCLQEPNSAFSQQLYDLQSIPPPPETKRITVLRPSKMAGSHDFAGAGNREEKQMEKCVFGQLNGLERGHLGNSPSANWKNYENPAQPTRIVVLKPSLGKILDDKVVGSPQSQSARVHDEEVFGNEEDNEVQESREVAKAITQQMREKLGRHHRDETLISSVFSNGYVADESSFNRSEIEYPAGNLSDSEAVSPVSRHSWDYVNRIGSPFSSSFSRASYSPESSVCKEAKKRLSERWAMMASSGSCQEQRHVRRSSSTLGEMLALSETKKVASSGEEGSSNQETKDANSPLFSELRTNRPVDGSTINLTRSKSLPVSSNKLGTGIHADVPVSGKDKMEISKEDGKVRSSKSFKGKVSSFFSSRNKKTGKESFLASDTKDECRSCPGDIVSNKTESLIGKGQDSVPADLLETSIKASSSNLIFKQGLISPEPDLSMSEPIVSGNLTENQEQPSPISVLDPPFEECGHTTKVFPHYDKPDQHGYELPHNAISLSLIDKSPPIGSIARTLSWDDSCMDTASSYTIKESSTAQGTEEGEREWVLLVETLLYVAGLHGEMQSNTFLARWHSPESPLNPSLRDNYIDLNDEDIVHEAKRRQKRSMQKLVFDCVNAVLMDVAGYGVGPAQRAIPDKMLDSASSRMLEEVWARMSAWFSSELRCDGGDDNSLVIERVVRKEVVGSGWVDNLRLEVDNLGKEIEVKLLEELVEEAVVELTGRE from the exons ATGAATGGTACTTCTAACAATGGCAAAAGTCGCAACTTTGAAAAGACATATCCAGGGTGCTTGGGAAGAATGGTGAACTTGTTCGAGGTGAACATTGGTGTATCTGCAGATAGGCTTCTCACTGATAAACCGCATCGAGATG GTTCGCCTGTCTCAAGGAGCAGATCAGATGTATCAAGTATGAGTCCTTCTTTTGATCAAATTGAAGAAAAAGCG ATTGTATCTGAATATCCAGAcacattttcaaataaaaaaacaaatgtgAAGCCTGTGAAGATGCTCATTGCACAAGAGATGTGTAAAGAAGTTGACTCTAGACGTAGTCCACCTAATTTGGTTGCAAAGTTAATGGGGCTTGATTCCCTTCCACAACAGGAACCTGGCTCAGCAACGCAAAGAAACCATTCTAAAGGACATCCTCGGCGTCATTCAGAGATACCTATGAGTAACTGGGAACAACAGAATGGATTTTTTCATTATGTAGAGCCAAATGAATTCAAAGATGTTTATGAAATATGGCAGGAATCAAAAAAATCAACACGTAAGGGGAGATATGATGAACCTCCAAAGGACAAAAAGATGGCTTTTGTTCGTCAGAAATTTGTTGAAGCAAAACGCCTGTCTATGGATGAAAAACTTCGTCAATCTAAGCAATTCCAAGATGCGTTGGAAGTTTTGAATTCCAATAAAGACTTATTTCTGAAGTGTCTGCAGGAACCAAATTCTGCATTTTCACAGCAACTTTACGATCTGCAGTCCATTCCTCCTCCTCCTGAGACAAAGCGTATCACTGTTCTTAGACCTTCGAAGATGGCTGGGAGTCATGATTTTGCTGGAGCTGGGAATAGAGAAGAGAAACAGATGGAAAAGTGTGTCTTTGGTCAGCTGAATGGCTTGGAAAGAGGCCATTTGGGAAATTCCCCTTCTGCAAATTGGAAGAATTATGAAAATCCTGCTCAACCGACTCGAATAGTTGTTCTCAAACCAAGCCTGGGAAAAATACTTGATGATAAGGTTGTGGGCTCTCCACAATCCCAGTCAGCGAGAGTACATGATGAAGAGGTTTTTGGGAACGAAGAAGACAATGAAGTTCAGGAATCCAGAGAAGTTGCAAAAGCAATTACTCAGCAAATGCGTGAAAAACTTGGCAGGCACCACAGAGATGAAACCTTGATTTCGTCAGTCTTTTCTAATGGCTATGTCGCTGATGAAAGTTCATTCAATAGATCAGAAATTGAGTATCCAGCTGGTAATCTCAGTGATTCAGAAGCTGTGTCACCTGTATCTAGGCACTCATGGGATTATGTCAATAGGATTGGCAGTCCATTTTCATCCTCTTTTAGTAGAGCATCTTATTCTCCAGAGTCTTCAGTTTGCAAAGAAGCAAAGAAACGTCTTTCTGAAAGGTGGGCTATGATGGCATCTAGTGGGAGCTGTCAAGAACAAAGACATGTTCGGAGAAGCTCCAGTACATTGGGTGAGATGCTTGCTCTTTCTGAGACAAAGAAAGTAGCTTCATCTGGGGAAGAAGGCAGTTCCAATCAAGAAACCAAGGATGCAAATTCTCCTTTATTCAGTGAACTGAGGACAAACAGACCTGTGGATGGTTCAACAATAAATCTCACCAGGTCAAAGTCTCTGCCTGTATCATCTAATAAGTTAGGAACTGGGATACATGCTGATGTTCCAGTTTCTGGGAAGGATAAAATGGAAATTTCGAAGGAGGACGGAAAGGTAAGAAGTTCCAAATCATTCAAAGGGAAAGTTTCAAGTTTTTTCTCCTCGAGGAATAAAAAGACCGGTAAAGAAAGTTTCCTTGCATCTGACACCAAAGATGAATGCCGCTCTTGTCCTGGAGACATTGTCAGTAATAAAACTGAAAGTCTTATTGGCAAAGGGCAGGACTCTGTACCAGCTGATCTGCTCGAGACATCAATTAAAGCATCTTCTTCAAATCTTATATTCAAGCAGGGCCTGATATCTCCGGAG CCGGACTTGTCTATGTCAGAACCAATTGTATCTGGAAATCTCACTGAAAATCAGGAGCAGCCGAGTCCAATATCCGTCTTAGATCCACCCTTTGAGGAGTGTGGTCACACAACGAAAGTGTTTCCCCATTATGACAAGCCTGATCAACATG GATATGAGTTGCCACACAATGCAATTAGTTTGAGCTTGATTGACAAATCACCGCCTATTGGCTCTATTGCTCGTACCCTGTCATGGGATGATTCGTGTATGGACACAGCTTCGTCATACACCATCAAGGAATCCTCAACTGCCCAAGGAACCGAGGAAGGAGAACGAGAATGGGTTCTTCTAGTCGAGACATTACTATATGTAGCTGGGTTACATGGTGAGATGCAATCGAACACATTTTTGGCAAGATGGCACTCGCCTGAAAGCCCTCTGAACCCATCATTAAGAGACAACTACATTGATCTAAATGACGAGGACATAGTACATGAGGCCAAGCGGAGGCAAAAGAGATCAATGCAAAAGCTTGTGTTTGATTGTGTAAATGCAGTGCTAATGGATGTAGCAGGATACGGAGTGGGCCCCGCCCAACGAGCCATTCCTGACAAGATGTTGGATAGTGCATCATCAAGAATGTTGGAGGAGGTGTGGGCTCGGATGAGTGCTTGGTTTTCTAGTGAGTTGAGATGCGATGGTGGGGACGACAACAGCCTGGTGATTGAGAGGGTGGTGAGGAAGGAGGTGGTGGGCAGTGGGTGGGTGGATAATTTGAGGCTGGAGGTGGATAATTTAGGTAAGGAAATTGAAGTGAAGTTGCTGGAAGAGCTTGTGGAGGAGGCAGTGGTTGAATTGACAGGTAGAGAGTGA